The Streptomyces sp. NBC_00440 genome contains a region encoding:
- a CDS encoding pyruvate dehydrogenase, whose product MAKQNVAEQFVDILVRAGVERLYGVVGDSLNPVVDAIRRNAAIDWIQVRHEETAAFAAGAEAQVTGKLAACAGSCGPGNLHLINGLFDAHRSMAPVLALASHIPSSEIGLGYFQETHPDRLFQECSHYSEMISSPQQMPRLLQTAIQHAIGQSGVSVVTLPGDIAGAPAPDRTGETALVTSRPSVRPGEAEIEKLARLIDEADRVTLFCGSGTAGAHAEVMEFAERIKSPVGHALRGKEWIQYDNPYDVGMSGLLGYGAAYEATHECDLLILLGTDFPYNAFLPDDVKIAQVDIRPEHLGRRTKLDLAVWGDVRETLLALTPRVKAKTSRKFLDKMLKRHAGALEGVVKAYTRKVEKHTPIHPEYVASVLDEVADDDAVFTVDTGMNNVWAARYLTPNGRRRVIGSFSHGSMANALPQAIGAQFTDRQRQVVAMSGDGGFSMLMGDFLTLVQYDLPVKVVVFNNSALGMVELEMMVGGLPAYGTTHQHSDFAAIARAAGAYGVRVEKPKQLAGALTDAFKHKGPALVDVVTDPNALSIPPRISADMVSGFALSASKIVLDGGVGRMVQMARSNLRNVPRP is encoded by the coding sequence ATGGCCAAACAGAACGTTGCGGAGCAGTTCGTCGACATCCTCGTCCGCGCGGGCGTGGAGCGCCTGTACGGAGTCGTCGGCGACAGCTTGAACCCTGTCGTGGACGCCATCCGGCGTAACGCGGCCATCGACTGGATCCAGGTCAGGCACGAGGAGACCGCCGCGTTCGCGGCAGGCGCCGAGGCCCAGGTCACCGGGAAGCTCGCGGCCTGCGCCGGTTCCTGCGGCCCCGGGAACCTGCATCTGATCAACGGCCTGTTCGACGCCCACCGCTCCATGGCGCCGGTCCTCGCCCTCGCCTCGCACATCCCCTCCAGCGAGATCGGCCTCGGGTACTTCCAGGAGACCCATCCCGACCGGCTGTTCCAGGAGTGCAGCCACTACAGCGAGATGATCTCCAGCCCGCAGCAGATGCCGCGGCTGCTCCAGACCGCCATCCAGCACGCCATCGGCCAGAGCGGTGTCAGTGTGGTGACCCTTCCCGGTGACATCGCGGGCGCCCCGGCCCCGGACCGGACCGGTGAGACCGCACTGGTCACCTCCCGCCCCTCGGTCCGTCCGGGCGAGGCGGAGATCGAGAAGCTGGCCCGTCTGATCGACGAGGCCGACCGGGTGACGCTCTTCTGCGGCAGCGGTACGGCCGGTGCGCACGCCGAGGTGATGGAGTTCGCCGAGCGGATCAAGTCCCCGGTGGGCCACGCGCTGCGCGGCAAGGAGTGGATCCAGTACGACAACCCGTACGACGTCGGCATGAGCGGCCTCCTCGGCTACGGGGCCGCCTATGAGGCCACGCACGAGTGCGATCTGCTGATCCTGCTCGGCACCGACTTCCCGTACAACGCCTTCCTGCCCGACGACGTGAAGATCGCCCAGGTCGACATCCGTCCGGAGCACCTCGGCCGCCGTACCAAGCTGGACCTCGCGGTCTGGGGCGATGTGCGCGAGACCCTGCTGGCGCTGACGCCCCGGGTGAAGGCGAAGACCAGCCGCAAGTTCCTCGACAAGATGCTGAAGAGGCACGCCGGCGCCCTCGAAGGCGTCGTCAAGGCCTACACCCGCAAGGTCGAGAAGCACACCCCGATCCACCCCGAGTACGTGGCGTCAGTCCTGGACGAAGTGGCCGACGACGACGCCGTTTTCACGGTGGACACCGGGATGAACAACGTGTGGGCGGCCCGCTATCTCACCCCCAACGGCCGCCGCCGGGTGATCGGTTCCTTCAGCCACGGCTCGATGGCCAACGCCCTGCCGCAGGCCATCGGCGCCCAGTTCACCGACCGGCAGCGGCAGGTCGTCGCGATGTCCGGCGACGGCGGCTTCTCGATGCTGATGGGTGACTTCCTGACCCTCGTGCAGTACGACCTGCCGGTGAAGGTCGTCGTCTTCAACAACTCGGCGCTCGGCATGGTCGAGCTGGAGATGATGGTGGGCGGCCTGCCCGCGTACGGCACCACCCACCAGCACTCCGACTTCGCGGCCATCGCGCGGGCGGCGGGGGCCTACGGCGTCCGGGTGGAGAAGCCGAAACAGCTGGCCGGGGCGCTCACGGACGCCTTCAAGCACAAGGGCCCCGCTCTGGTGGACGTGGTCACCGACCCGAACGCGCTGTCCATCCCGCCGCGGATCAGCGCGGACATGGTGAGCGGCTTCGCGCTCTCCGCGTCCAAGATCGTGCTGGACGGCGGCGTGGGCCGGATGGTGCAGATGGCCCGCTCCAACCTGCGGAACGTGCCGAGGCCGTAG
- a CDS encoding cytochrome P450, translating into MTPSHQAPFAPCAGESWRSPWEMYATLRDAHPLHHVAEGDYWVLSRYADVLAAARDTDRYSSADGLTITYGERERLGITDAAPMVMLDPPDHTAFRRLITRGYTPRRVAAIEPHVRAFVRARLDRIADLGGSCDIVAELFKPLPSYVVGRYLGVPEHDRAHFDGWTHAIVEANALGDPLAAAEAVTSLFGYFSELIERRRTEPADDTVSDLVALMPSDDTTTLLRILGFAFTMVAGGNDTTTGLLSGAAELLTAHSGQRRALLDTPALLPSAIEEFLRLTSPVQCLARTVTEDTTLHGRTVPAGRKVLLLYAAANRDPRAFGPTADDPDLTREGPQHLAFTHGPHHCLGAAAARLVSRTALEELLARFPDFDVDSAAGTFADGNYVRRYASLPFAAAGT; encoded by the coding sequence ATGACCCCATCCCATCAGGCCCCGTTCGCCCCGTGCGCCGGCGAGAGCTGGCGCTCGCCGTGGGAGATGTACGCGACACTGCGCGACGCGCACCCCCTCCACCACGTCGCCGAGGGCGACTACTGGGTCCTCTCCCGTTACGCGGATGTGCTCGCCGCCGCCCGCGACACCGACCGCTACTCCTCCGCCGACGGCCTGACCATCACCTACGGCGAGCGCGAACGCCTCGGCATCACCGACGCCGCACCGATGGTGATGCTGGACCCGCCCGACCACACCGCCTTCCGCCGGCTGATCACCCGCGGTTACACCCCGCGCCGGGTCGCCGCCATCGAGCCGCATGTCCGGGCCTTCGTCAGGGCCCGCCTGGACCGCATCGCCGATCTCGGCGGCAGCTGCGACATCGTCGCCGAACTCTTCAAACCGCTGCCCAGTTACGTCGTCGGCCGCTATCTCGGCGTCCCCGAACACGACCGCGCCCACTTCGACGGCTGGACCCACGCCATCGTCGAGGCCAACGCGCTGGGCGACCCGCTCGCCGCCGCCGAAGCCGTCACCAGCCTCTTCGGCTACTTCAGCGAGCTGATCGAACGCCGCCGCACCGAACCCGCCGACGACACCGTCTCCGACCTGGTCGCCCTGATGCCGTCCGACGACACCACCACCCTGCTGCGCATCCTCGGCTTCGCCTTCACCATGGTCGCCGGCGGCAACGACACCACCACCGGCCTGCTCAGCGGCGCCGCCGAACTCCTCACCGCCCACTCCGGCCAACGCCGCGCCCTCCTGGACACCCCCGCCCTGCTCCCCTCCGCCATCGAGGAATTCCTCCGGCTGACCTCCCCCGTGCAGTGCCTGGCCCGCACCGTCACCGAGGACACCACCCTCCACGGCCGGACCGTCCCCGCCGGCCGCAAGGTCCTCCTCCTCTACGCCGCCGCCAACCGCGACCCGCGCGCCTTCGGCCCCACCGCCGACGACCCGGACCTCACCCGCGAGGGCCCCCAGCACCTCGCCTTCACCCACGGACCGCACCACTGCCTGGGCGCCGCCGCGGCCCGCCTCGTCTCCCGAACGGCCCTGGAGGAACTCCTGGCCCGCTTCCCGGACTTCGACGTCGACTCGGCGGCGGGCACCTTCGCCGACGGCAACTACGTACGGCGGTACGCGTCCCTGCCGTTCGCCGCGGCCGGGACCTGA
- a CDS encoding alpha-mannosidase yields the protein MHDDRSLVEGRLERALNQFIRPAQYTDRVGLTLSVWHAPGEPVPVAEALRGMYEPFVAGTEWGRPWSTSWFRLEGAVPDAWAGRRVEAVIDPGFTGEGPGFQAEGMIYDAEGVPVKGIHPRNRQVPVAAPAAGGEPVRLLLEAAANPAVLRHGFEPTPLGDVLTAGDDPVYRFASADLAVLNEDVWQLVIDIEVLSELMRELPADRSRHHEILRALEDMLDALDLHDVPGTAAAGRAALAPALARPAEAGAHRISATGHAHIDSAWLWPLRETVRKASRTFANVTALAADYPELVFACSQAQQYAWVKEHQPHIWERIKKAVADGNWAAVGSMWVESDANMPGGEALARQIVHGRRFFAEELGVETEEIWLPDSFGYTAAFPQLAKLAGIRWFLTQKLSWNQANRMPHHSFWWEGIDGTRVFTHFPPVDTYNSQLHGAELAHAERNFADKGRATRSLVPFGWGDGGGGPTREMLEKARRLRDLEGSPRVEIEKPSAFFAAAEEEYGRQAPVWSGELYLELHRATYTTQAKTKQGNRRSEHLLREAELWATAAALRSDTYSYPHDELDRIWKTVLLHQFHDILPGSSIAWVHREARETYAGVREELEAIIAGAVSALELGPDVRPLSESHSPRSVLNASPYGRREVVRTAAGTGGTADSTGGTAFSTGGSQDGALAFAEVPPLGSAPLSGTAPGAPVTVTEDGPAIVLDNGLLRVTVDADGLLSSVRDLAADREVLAPGSRGNLLQLHPDHPNQWDAWDIDRHYRRSRTDLTAAESVEFVATGPLRAAVRVVRTFGASRITQELRLDAESPRLDILTEADWQESEKVLKAAFPLDVHAERSTAEIQFGHVHRATHTNTSWDAARFEICAHRWLRVAEPGYGVAVLNDSTYGHDVTRAEHRDGLGTTVRLTLLRAPHSPDPETDLGTHRFSYSLYPGAGVTDAVREGLAVNLPLRTADAPALAPLIATDHPAVTVESVKLAEDRSGDVVVRLYESAGGRADAAVRFGFPVGRAEITDLLERPLREVTADGDTLAVALRPFQILTLRLRPA from the coding sequence ATGCACGACGACCGATCGCTGGTTGAGGGCCGCCTGGAGCGGGCCCTCAACCAGTTCATCCGCCCCGCTCAGTACACGGACCGGGTGGGGCTCACCCTGTCCGTCTGGCACGCGCCGGGCGAGCCGGTGCCCGTGGCGGAGGCCTTGCGCGGCATGTACGAGCCCTTCGTGGCCGGGACGGAGTGGGGCAGGCCCTGGTCGACCAGCTGGTTCCGGTTGGAGGGCGCCGTCCCCGACGCCTGGGCCGGGCGGCGGGTCGAGGCCGTGATCGACCCGGGATTCACCGGCGAAGGGCCGGGGTTCCAGGCCGAGGGGATGATCTACGACGCCGAAGGCGTGCCGGTCAAGGGCATCCATCCGCGTAACCGCCAGGTGCCCGTCGCGGCGCCGGCCGCGGGCGGCGAGCCGGTACGTCTGCTGCTGGAGGCCGCCGCCAATCCCGCCGTACTGCGGCACGGCTTCGAGCCGACACCGCTGGGCGACGTACTGACCGCGGGCGACGATCCCGTGTACCGCTTCGCCTCCGCGGATCTCGCCGTGCTGAACGAGGACGTCTGGCAGCTGGTCATCGACATCGAGGTGCTCTCCGAGCTGATGCGGGAGCTGCCGGCCGACCGCAGCCGGCACCACGAGATCCTGCGCGCCCTGGAGGACATGCTGGACGCGCTGGACCTGCACGACGTACCGGGTACGGCGGCGGCCGGGCGGGCGGCGCTCGCGCCCGCGCTGGCCAGGCCCGCCGAGGCGGGCGCCCACCGGATCTCGGCCACCGGCCACGCCCATATCGATTCGGCCTGGCTGTGGCCGCTGCGCGAGACCGTGCGGAAGGCGTCGCGGACCTTCGCGAATGTGACGGCGCTGGCGGCCGACTACCCGGAGCTGGTCTTCGCCTGCTCGCAGGCCCAGCAGTACGCCTGGGTGAAGGAGCACCAGCCACACATCTGGGAACGCATCAAGAAGGCGGTGGCGGACGGGAACTGGGCTGCGGTCGGCTCCATGTGGGTCGAGTCGGACGCCAATATGCCGGGCGGTGAGGCGCTGGCCCGCCAGATCGTGCACGGCAGGCGCTTCTTCGCCGAGGAGCTGGGCGTCGAGACCGAGGAGATCTGGCTGCCGGACTCCTTCGGCTACACGGCTGCCTTCCCGCAGCTGGCGAAGCTCGCGGGGATCAGGTGGTTCCTCACCCAGAAGCTGTCCTGGAACCAGGCCAACCGGATGCCGCACCACTCGTTCTGGTGGGAGGGCATCGACGGGACCCGGGTCTTCACCCACTTCCCGCCCGTCGACACGTACAACTCCCAGCTGCACGGTGCCGAACTGGCCCACGCTGAGCGGAACTTCGCCGACAAGGGGCGTGCGACGCGCTCCCTGGTGCCGTTCGGCTGGGGTGACGGCGGGGGCGGCCCCACGCGCGAGATGCTGGAGAAGGCGCGCAGGCTCCGGGACCTGGAGGGCTCACCGCGCGTGGAGATCGAGAAGCCGTCGGCCTTCTTCGCGGCGGCCGAGGAGGAGTACGGGCGGCAGGCGCCCGTCTGGTCGGGCGAGCTCTATCTGGAGCTGCACCGCGCCACGTACACCACGCAGGCGAAGACCAAGCAGGGCAACAGGCGCAGCGAACACCTGCTGCGGGAGGCGGAGTTGTGGGCGACAGCGGCCGCGCTCCGGTCGGACACGTACAGCTATCCCCATGACGAGCTGGACCGGATCTGGAAGACCGTGCTGCTGCACCAGTTCCACGACATCCTGCCGGGTTCGTCGATCGCCTGGGTGCACCGGGAGGCGCGTGAGACCTACGCCGGGGTACGGGAGGAGCTGGAGGCGATCATCGCCGGGGCGGTCTCCGCACTCGAACTGGGCCCGGACGTCCGGCCGTTGAGTGAGAGCCACTCCCCCAGGTCCGTGCTCAACGCCTCACCGTACGGGCGCCGAGAGGTCGTCCGTACGGCAGCCGGAACCGGCGGCACGGCGGACAGCACCGGAGGTACGGCGTTCAGCACCGGGGGTTCGCAGGACGGCGCCCTCGCCTTCGCCGAGGTACCGCCGCTCGGTTCCGCGCCGCTCAGCGGTACGGCGCCCGGCGCGCCCGTGACGGTGACGGAGGACGGGCCGGCGATCGTGCTCGACAACGGGCTGCTGCGGGTCACGGTGGACGCGGACGGGCTGCTGTCCTCGGTACGCGATCTGGCGGCTGACCGCGAGGTCCTGGCGCCCGGCAGCCGCGGCAACCTGCTCCAGCTGCACCCCGACCACCCCAACCAGTGGGACGCCTGGGACATCGACCGGCACTACCGGCGCAGCCGCACCGATCTCACCGCCGCCGAATCGGTGGAGTTCGTCGCTACGGGGCCACTGCGGGCCGCGGTGCGGGTGGTACGGACCTTCGGGGCCTCGCGCATCACTCAGGAGCTGCGCCTCGACGCCGAGAGCCCCCGGCTGGACATCCTCACGGAGGCCGACTGGCAGGAGTCCGAGAAGGTCCTCAAGGCGGCCTTCCCGCTCGATGTGCACGCCGAACGGTCCACGGCCGAGATCCAGTTCGGCCATGTGCACCGCGCCACGCACACCAACACCAGCTGGGACGCGGCCCGTTTCGAGATCTGCGCGCACCGCTGGCTGCGGGTCGCCGAACCGGGGTACGGGGTCGCGGTGCTCAACGACTCGACGTACGGCCACGATGTGACACGGGCCGAGCACCGGGACGGTCTTGGCACGACCGTACGGCTGACGCTGCTGCGCGCCCCGCACAGCCCGGACCCGGAGACGGACCTGGGGACCCACCGGTTCAGCTACTCGCTGTATCCGGGCGCCGGGGTGACCGACGCCGTACGGGAGGGGCTGGCGGTCAATCTGCCGCTGCGGACGGCGGACGCCCCCGCCCTGGCACCGCTGATCGCCACGGACCATCCGGCCGTGACGGTGGAGTCGGTGAAGCTCGCCGAGGACCGCAGCGGGGATGTGGTGGTGCGGCTCTACGAGTCGGCGGGCGGACGCGCGGACGCCGCGGTCAGGTTCGGGTTCCCGGTGGGGCGGGCCGAGATCACCGACCTGCTGGAACGTCCACTGCGGGAGGTGACAGCGGACGGGGACACGCTCGCGGTGGCGCTGCGCCCCTTCCAGATCCTGACCCTGCGGCTGCGCCCGGCCTGA
- a CDS encoding ATP-binding protein translates to MPGGRRTGRLRRRLGRGDLPAVKDVRHGLRELLRRCGSQSSADVAELLTSELVTNALIHTDRGAVVTAGVGPAGLRVEVRDFTNGQPEPRGATDESTHGRGLLLVQALADAWGVRTHEVGKSVWFELEGGQA, encoded by the coding sequence ATGCCAGGGGGGCGCCGGACCGGGCGGCTGCGCCGCAGACTGGGCCGGGGGGATCTGCCCGCGGTGAAGGACGTACGGCACGGGCTCAGGGAGCTGCTGCGCCGGTGCGGAAGCCAGAGCAGCGCCGATGTGGCCGAGCTGCTCACCAGCGAGCTGGTGACGAACGCACTGATCCACACGGACCGGGGGGCGGTCGTCACCGCCGGGGTCGGCCCGGCCGGACTCCGGGTGGAGGTAAGGGACTTCACGAACGGGCAGCCGGAGCCCCGCGGCGCCACCGACGAGAGCACGCACGGCCGGGGGCTGCTCCTGGTGCAGGCGCTCGCGGACGCCTGGGGCGTACGGACGCACGAGGTGGGGAAGTCGGTCTGGTTCGAACTCGAAGGCGGCCAGGCATGA
- a CDS encoding DUF2637 domain-containing protein, with translation MRLTDISLDWLLPGGVMIAGVLVAVAVLVRGRRSADKGAADDTWERSEERRRHKEAVYGTASYLLLFCCAAVAAALSFHGLVGFGRQNLNLTGGWEYLVPFGLDGAAMFCSVLAVREASHGDAALGSRLLVWTFAGAAAWFNWVHAPRGLAHAGAPQFFAGMSLSAAVLFDRALKQTRVAALREQGLVPRPLPQIRIVRWLRAPRETFGAWSLMLLEGVRTLDEAVDEVRDDRRQKEQNRLRKREHDKLERAHLKAINRQHRSLGRGRGSRQVEVAGTAPAAGAPKAVSEPAIPEPGQLPLRARPSLQAVTSPDSDRAAAGTDAVTVDLTAEDDTQTLPRLDSLEQKLKDLEQQFG, from the coding sequence ATGCGACTGACCGACATATCTCTGGACTGGCTGCTTCCCGGTGGCGTGATGATCGCGGGGGTCCTGGTCGCTGTGGCGGTGCTCGTGCGCGGCAGGCGCTCCGCCGACAAGGGAGCGGCCGACGACACCTGGGAGCGCAGCGAGGAACGCAGACGGCACAAGGAGGCGGTCTACGGGACCGCCTCGTATCTGCTGCTGTTCTGCTGCGCGGCGGTCGCCGCCGCGCTGTCCTTCCACGGACTGGTCGGCTTCGGCCGGCAGAACCTCAACCTCACGGGCGGCTGGGAGTACCTGGTCCCGTTCGGCCTCGACGGCGCCGCCATGTTCTGTTCCGTGCTGGCGGTGCGGGAGGCCAGCCACGGTGACGCGGCGCTCGGCTCGCGGCTGCTGGTGTGGACGTTCGCCGGAGCGGCGGCCTGGTTCAACTGGGTACACGCGCCGCGCGGCCTGGCCCACGCGGGCGCCCCGCAGTTCTTCGCGGGGATGTCGCTCTCGGCCGCGGTGCTGTTCGACCGCGCGCTGAAGCAGACCCGAGTGGCGGCGCTGCGCGAGCAGGGGCTCGTACCCCGCCCGCTGCCGCAGATCCGGATCGTACGGTGGCTGCGCGCGCCCCGGGAGACCTTCGGCGCCTGGTCGCTGATGCTCCTGGAGGGTGTGCGGACGCTGGACGAGGCGGTCGACGAGGTCCGTGACGACCGGCGCCAGAAGGAGCAGAACCGGCTCCGGAAGCGGGAGCACGACAAGCTGGAGCGGGCCCACCTCAAGGCGATCAACAGGCAGCACCGGTCGCTGGGCCGTGGCCGCGGCAGCCGTCAGGTGGAGGTGGCGGGCACGGCTCCGGCTGCGGGCGCGCCGAAGGCGGTATCGGAGCCTGCCATACCCGAGCCGGGACAACTGCCCTTACGCGCCAGGCCCTCCCTCCAGGCCGTGACGAGTCCTGACTCCGACCGGGCCGCGGCGGGAACCGATGCCGTAACGGTCGACCTCACCGCCGAGGACGACACCCAGACGCTCCCCCGCCTCGACTCCCTGGAGCAGAAACTGAAGGATCTCGAACAGCAATTCGGCTGA
- a CDS encoding (2Fe-2S)-binding protein: protein MPVSTLLRSPVTAAYERLTEVFPGLSVTEPADGLTPSGGGWVTATGLAEGGSALDAFLGWDSAQVERDYGQRARPDVIAGFGFHRYAWPACLLITVPWFLHRRVPRLPVGAVSFQRALGRMAVRTGAFACLPDDPAAGEPGAYVVADEDALRAEVRAAVAEHLEPVLDGFGPRMRRGRRALWGMATDEIVEGLWYVAHLLGEESRGVAELELLLPGATAPYAGGAGFRELAGPQGRPLPTRDRASCCLFYTVRPGDTCVTCPRTCDADRVARLSADTPLSAD, encoded by the coding sequence ATGCCCGTCTCCACCTTGCTGCGCTCCCCCGTGACCGCCGCCTACGAGCGACTGACCGAGGTGTTCCCCGGCCTGTCCGTCACCGAGCCCGCGGACGGACTCACCCCGTCGGGCGGCGGCTGGGTGACCGCCACCGGCCTCGCGGAGGGCGGCAGCGCGCTCGACGCCTTCCTCGGCTGGGACAGCGCGCAGGTGGAGCGCGACTACGGGCAGCGGGCCCGGCCGGACGTCATCGCCGGCTTCGGTTTCCACCGGTACGCCTGGCCCGCCTGTCTGCTGATCACCGTCCCGTGGTTCCTGCACCGCAGGGTGCCGAGGCTCCCGGTCGGCGCCGTCTCCTTCCAGCGCGCGCTGGGCCGGATGGCCGTACGGACCGGCGCCTTCGCCTGTCTGCCGGACGACCCGGCCGCCGGGGAGCCCGGCGCGTATGTGGTCGCGGACGAGGACGCGCTGCGCGCCGAGGTGCGGGCGGCGGTCGCCGAGCATCTGGAACCGGTGCTCGACGGCTTCGGTCCACGGATGCGCCGCGGCCGGCGGGCCCTGTGGGGGATGGCGACCGACGAGATCGTCGAGGGCCTCTGGTACGTCGCCCATCTGCTCGGCGAGGAGTCGCGCGGGGTGGCGGAGCTGGAGCTGCTGCTGCCGGGCGCGACCGCCCCGTACGCCGGCGGGGCGGGCTTCCGGGAGCTGGCCGGGCCGCAGGGCCGGCCGCTGCCGACCCGCGACCGCGCGAGCTGCTGTCTCTTCTACACCGTGCGCCCCGGGGACACCTGCGTTACCTGCCCCCGCACCTGCGACGCCGACCGAGTGGCCAGGCTCAGCGCTGACACCCCTCTTTCGGCTGACTGA
- a CDS encoding GntR family transcriptional regulator — MEQGRARDAVQPYAPPRPSGPARIPDPARSPERRETAEPAPGEHSRCEQPASAVRPVPDGPYAPASGAKQVRRHSVRGQILHALRTALVDGELVPGEVYSGPALGERFGVSATPVREAMQQLAVEGAVEVVPNRGFRVAERSARELAELAEVRALIEVPVMLRLARAVPADRWTELRPLAEATVSAAAVGDRARYAESDRAFHGAVLGLSGNQQLVAVADDLHRKAQWPLVSAPVTRRADLLADASEHTALLDALIARDLTVVQSLVREHFTGAPG, encoded by the coding sequence GTGGAACAGGGCAGAGCACGCGATGCGGTACAGCCGTACGCGCCCCCGCGCCCGTCCGGCCCGGCCCGGATCCCCGACCCCGCTCGCAGCCCGGAGCGGCGGGAAACGGCGGAACCGGCCCCCGGCGAGCACAGCCGCTGCGAGCAGCCCGCGTCCGCCGTACGGCCGGTGCCCGACGGGCCGTACGCGCCTGCGTCCGGGGCGAAGCAGGTGCGGCGCCACTCGGTGCGCGGCCAGATCCTGCACGCGCTGCGCACCGCCCTGGTGGACGGCGAGCTGGTCCCCGGTGAGGTCTACTCCGGACCGGCGCTCGGCGAGCGCTTCGGCGTCTCCGCCACCCCGGTACGGGAGGCCATGCAGCAACTCGCGGTCGAGGGCGCCGTCGAGGTCGTGCCGAACCGGGGCTTCCGGGTCGCCGAGCGCAGCGCCCGGGAACTCGCCGAGCTGGCAGAGGTGCGGGCCCTGATCGAGGTCCCGGTGATGCTGCGGCTGGCGCGCGCCGTCCCGGCGGACCGCTGGACCGAGCTGCGGCCGCTCGCCGAGGCCACGGTCTCCGCCGCCGCGGTCGGCGACCGCGCCCGCTACGCCGAGTCCGACCGTGCCTTCCACGGGGCCGTGCTCGGGCTCTCCGGGAACCAGCAGCTGGTCGCCGTCGCCGACGACCTGCACCGCAAGGCCCAGTGGCCGCTGGTGAGCGCGCCCGTCACCCGGCGCGCCGACCTCCTCGCCGACGCGTCGGAGCACACGGCCCTGCTGGACGCCCTGATCGCCCGCGACCTCACGGTCGTCCAGTCACTCGTACGGGAACACTTCACCGGGGCGCCCGGCTGA
- a CDS encoding PucR family transcriptional regulator, translating into MRLRALLDTDALGLRLLGGEDELDRTVRGVMTTDLRDPSRYLTGGELVLTGLAWRRSAEDSEPFVRILASAGVVGLAAGEAELGDIPDDLVEACVRHRLPIFAVEESVAFAVVTEYVVRQVSGERAGDLAAVVDRHRRLMTSGPAGGGPDVVLDLLTTDLDLHAWVLSPTGRQIAGAGDPLPEGTGAVLAAGHLAATRTGRRGPHRVTVHSTSYSLFPVRGGGRGAASGLRDVRETVLSDWLLAVEADASDWPAARLDLLQGVTQLIAVERDRRDAARTVRRRLAQEVLELVQTGAPPAEIAARLRVAAPVLMPGIGAAPRWQVVVARVDWDQQDGPVIDAGPVAQSLLEEILVEQALPGGSGPGSSDRIAVAHTGDEAIALVPLPPLAPDAGDDEADRTPDTGLHADELLTSVREPLTAGLADDGRLTLGVSASVHSAEGLRGALEEARHARRVAAARPGRVCAAGHHELASHVLLLPFVPDDVRRAFTARLLDPLRDYDRRHRAELIPTLEAFLDCDGSWTRCATRLHLHVNTLRYRVGRIEQLTGRDLSRLEDKLDFFLALRMS; encoded by the coding sequence ATGCGGCTGCGCGCACTGCTGGACACGGACGCGCTGGGCCTGCGCCTGCTCGGTGGTGAGGACGAGCTGGACCGCACGGTCCGGGGCGTGATGACGACGGATCTGCGTGATCCGAGCCGGTACCTCACCGGGGGTGAACTGGTCCTGACGGGGCTCGCCTGGCGGCGCTCCGCCGAGGACTCCGAGCCGTTCGTACGGATCCTGGCGAGCGCCGGGGTGGTGGGGCTCGCGGCGGGCGAGGCGGAGCTGGGGGACATCCCCGACGACCTGGTGGAGGCCTGTGTGCGCCACCGGCTGCCGATCTTCGCGGTGGAGGAGTCGGTCGCCTTCGCCGTCGTCACCGAGTACGTGGTGCGGCAGGTATCGGGCGAGCGGGCCGGGGACCTGGCCGCCGTCGTGGACCGGCACCGCAGGCTGATGACGTCGGGCCCGGCGGGCGGCGGCCCCGACGTGGTGCTCGACCTGCTGACCACCGACCTGGATCTGCACGCGTGGGTGCTCTCCCCCACCGGCCGGCAGATCGCCGGGGCGGGCGACCCGCTGCCGGAAGGGACCGGCGCCGTGCTGGCGGCCGGGCACCTCGCCGCGACCCGGACCGGGCGCCGGGGACCGCACCGGGTGACGGTGCACTCCACCTCGTACTCGCTGTTCCCGGTGCGGGGCGGCGGGCGCGGCGCGGCCTCCGGCCTCCGCGATGTGCGCGAGACGGTGCTCTCCGACTGGCTGCTCGCCGTCGAGGCGGACGCGAGTGACTGGCCGGCCGCCCGGCTGGATCTGCTCCAGGGTGTGACCCAGCTGATCGCCGTCGAGCGCGACCGGCGCGATGCGGCCCGTACCGTACGGCGCAGGCTCGCCCAGGAAGTTCTCGAACTGGTCCAGACGGGTGCGCCGCCCGCCGAGATCGCCGCCAGGCTGCGGGTGGCTGCGCCGGTGCTGATGCCCGGGATCGGGGCGGCTCCGCGCTGGCAGGTGGTCGTCGCCCGGGTCGACTGGGACCAGCAGGACGGACCGGTCATCGACGCGGGCCCGGTGGCCCAGTCCCTGCTTGAGGAGATCCTGGTCGAGCAGGCGCTGCCGGGCGGCTCGGGCCCCGGTTCGTCCGACCGGATCGCGGTGGCCCACACGGGTGACGAGGCCATCGCGCTCGTGCCCCTGCCGCCGCTCGCGCCGGACGCCGGGGACGACGAGGCGGACCGGACGCCGGACACCGGGCTGCACGCGGACGAGCTGCTCACCTCCGTACGCGAACCGCTCACGGCCGGGCTCGCCGACGACGGGCGGCTGACGCTCGGGGTCTCCGCATCCGTGCACTCGGCCGAGGGGCTGCGCGGCGCCCTGGAGGAGGCCAGGCACGCCCGGCGGGTGGCCGCGGCCCGGCCGGGCCGGGTCTGCGCCGCGGGCCACCACGAACTGGCCTCGCACGTGCTGCTGCTGCCGTTCGTCCCCGATGACGTACGGCGGGCGTTCACCGCCCGGCTGCTCGACCCGCTGCGGGACTACGACAGGCGGCACCGGGCGGAGCTGATCCCGACCCTGGAAGCCTTCCTGGACTGCGACGGTTCATGGACCCGGTGCGCGACCCGGCTGCATCTGCATGTCAACACGCTGCGCTACCGCGTCGGCCGGATCGAGCAGTTGACGGGACGTGACCTCTCGCGCCTGGAGGACAAGCTCGATTTCTTCCTGGCCCTGCGGATGAGCTGA